Within Candidatus Cloacimonadota bacterium, the genomic segment TCTAAGGCTGCCATAATGTTTTCCTGATTGGGGTGCGTTATCGTAGCCAGCATAGCAAACAGACTCATCACAAAGCCAGGGGTGCAATATCCACATTGAGTGCCATGATGTTCTAAAAGGGCTTGCTGGATAGGATGAAGCTCTTCGGGCTTTCCCAAACCTTCCACAGTAATAAGGTGCTTGCCGTGAAGTTTTGCTGCGGGATATATGCAGGAGTTTATTGCTTCATACAAAACTTCTCCATCTTTAGGATAGGAGATTACCACAGTACAAGCTCCGCAATCACCTTCATTACAACTGCATTTAGTGCCATACAAATGCAATTGCTTATTCAAAAAATTTAAAGTACTAAGTCCTGGTGCAAGCCGAGCTATCTGCTTATGTCCATTTAAAAAAAACGTTATCTCATTAAAGCAATATTCGCCTGTATCAATTGTCTTCAGGTTCATAATAATACCTCTTGAACAAAAGATATCAAACAAGCAAATCCTGTAAAGTATATTTTTCCTGCAAGAAGAGAGGCGGTACAGCGACCGCCTGTGCTCTCTCATTGCCTCAAGCATAGAATAAGGAATATTCAAGCCCCCTTGATCCTGAACTTGCGGGAGAATCTCAGCTTGAACCTACGCTAATGACAGCCTAAAGCCACAAGAGACCGTTGAAAAATCGGGGCATAAGGCAGAGCTCCATAATATAAAATCGATTAGCAGGTATCTAAGAAAGCCCTATATAACTATGCACTCATAAAGCTTGACCATTGAACGCTAATTGCAGATTGGGGTGGCATATCTTTTCATTCGGGACTAATTGCTTGTTAATCAAGTTATATAAATCTTTACTTAGGTTCAAATGCAGTGTCGCTTCATGCTGGAAGCGGGCTTTATTCACAATTCTCATGTTAGGTTTAGGAGAATGTAATTGCTTGGGTTAGTTGATTGCTTTAGGATTCAAAATTTCTAGTAGCTGGATGGCGCGTTCAAACTGTTGTAAAGAATCCAGATCATCATCCAATTCGATAATGATCTTCAGGCTACTAGTGGCTTCAAATCTAAAAGGCTCCTTTATCTTTGCGCTAAAGTCCAGAATTCCATTTTTGGAAGGAGTGTGGGCAGCATCAAACTCGATTGTCATAGTTCCGCGTTTTACGGTACAATTCTTTAAGTGCAGTTTTTTTGCTAAAAGATCTACTTTAAAGTAAAGCAGTAACCAGCGGGCGTTTTCGGGAATTTCGCCAAAGCGATCGCGCAGCTCAAAGGCAAAATCTTCAATATCTGATAAAGTGCTCAACTCACCAAGGCGGCGATATACGCGGAGTCTTTCTTGATCGTTATCTATATATTCTGGAGGAAAATAGAGGTCCATTTCCGTTTTAATGCTTTGCCGGGTTTCGGGAGTATCATCTTGATACAATACGGAAGTATCGCCACTTTCAACAGCTTCTATAGCCCTGCCCAACAATCGGTTATAGTAGTTGAAGCCGATGGCTTGGATGATCCCGCTTTGCTTGGTTCCCAAGATTGTGCCGGCCCCGCGTAGCTCCAAATCGCGCAGGGCCACTTGAAATCCTGCGCCCAGATAGTCGTATTGTGTAAGAGCTTCCAGCCGTTTACGGGCAACTACAGTGGTGCCTTTAGGTATCAGAAGATAGGCATAAGCCCGGCGGTTGCTTCTACCCACTCTCCCGCGCATCTGATACAATTGCGCCAGTCCAAAGGTATCGGCGCGGTCAATAAGGATGGTATTTGCATTGGGGATATCTATTCCATTTTCGATGATTGTAGTAGAAATGAGTACCTGAAATTCATGCTCCACAAATGCCTTCATTACTTCTTCCAGATGATGTTCGGGCATTTGTGCGTGTCCTACCATAAAGTTGATATCAGGCATTTCGCGGCGTAACTCCAGAGCGATTGTTTCGATAGTTTGAACCCTGTTGTGGACAAAAAATACCTGTCCGCCCCTATCCACTTCTCTGCGAATGGCATCTTTTATTACTTCCATATCTCTGGGCGTAATAATGGTGCGAATAGGAAGCCGTTCTTTGGGAGAAGTTTGCATCAGTGATATCTCTTTGAGTTTTGCTAATGCCATATTCAGAGTGCGGGGGATGGGAGTAGCGCTCATATAAAGAGTATCTACATTACTTTGGATACGGCGGAGACGATCTTTATGACGAACCCCAAAGCGGTGTTCTTCGTCAATAACGAGAAGTCCGAGTTTGGGGAAAATTACATCTTTGGAAAGCAAGCGGTGAGTACCAATGGCAATATCCACCAATCCCGCTGCAATATATTGTATGTCTTTGGCAATAAGGTTTTTACTGCGGAATCGGGAAAGCATAGCTATGCGAACCGGGTATTGTGCCAGGCGTTCTTTAAATACACGAAAGTGTTGCTCTGCCAGTAATGTAGTAGGGGCTAGAACCGCTACTTGAAAGCCGCTATTAACTGCTTTGAAGGCAGCACGAATAGCCACTTCAGTTTTTCCAAAACCAACATCTCCGCAAAGCAAACGCTCCATAGGTGAGGGCAATTCCATATCGTCTTTGATCTCACGGCTTGCCTTAATCTGATCTGGAGTATCTTCATAAATAAAAGATTCCTCCAGTTCAAGCTGCCACTCGGTATCTGGAGTATGTGCCAATCCGGGGCGGCTGCTTCGCTCAGCATATAGTCTTACCAAATCTGCAGCTATAAGCTCTATCTGCTGGGCTGCTTTTCTTTTGGTGTTTTGCCATTTACTGCTGCCCAATTTATTAAGAGAGGGTGCTGTACCTTCTTCTGCTACGTACTTTGTTACCAAAGAAAGCTGGAAAGTAGGAACGTAAACCCTATCCTCGTTGGCATAGCGCAATACCAGGCATTCAACTTCGCGCCCATCAAGCTTAATAATTTTGAGCCCTTCAAAAACTCCAATGCCATGATCTACATGCACTACAAAGTCGCCGGGTTTGAGGTTTTCATAATCAACAATGGTTTCGCCGGGAGCAAAGCGAGGGGCATATCTCTTTCTTTTATAACGGTTAAAAACCTCATGATCGGTAAAAAGACCCAATTTGGCATCTTCTATTTCAAAGCCTTCGTGCAAAACTCCGATGTGACTCTTATAAGGCAGTGTTTCACCGATGGTTTGCCGCATACGCTTTTCTTGGGATTGATTGTCGAACAAGAGATAGTGCTGCCAACCTTGATTGTGCTTACTGAATAAAGATTCGGCTAAGAGCCCCAAATCTCCCTCAAAAGAAGGTTGGGAAGCAAAAGGTGCCCGGATATTATTTTTTACTTCTGGTAAGATAAATTCACTTTGCGAAAGATATAAGCTCCCGGATTGGGCAATACAATTATAGAAACCTTCCTCTTGTAGCAGAAGGTCTTTAACTTTTGGGATTTTTCCCTTACTGCCCTTTTTAAGTTCTTTGCGATATTGCAGATAAGTTTGTTCGTTGAGGGCTTCCATCTCTTCCTTTATGTAACTGAAATTGCTGAACAAAAAGAATCTTTTTTCGGGAGGGAAGTAATCTGCAAAGGTGCATAGATTCTTTGTAAGGAGACTATAGTAGTTTTCAATACCTTCAAAAAACCCTTTCTCGCGTATTTTGGAGATAATTACGGATCCCGAATCTACATCATCCAAGCTCAGCTCCCGCGCCGGAATTACCAATACATGATCTAATTCTTGAGCAATAGAACGTTGTGTATTTGCAGAAAACGCCCTTATAGACATTATCTCATCACCCCAAAACTCAATACGAACTGGGTTTAGAGAAGGTGGTGAAAATAAATCTAAAATTCCTCCACGTTTGGCTGCCTGATACACCGTAGATACTTGGTACTCAATCTCATATCCCATATTCTGTAAACTTTTAAGCAGTTCAATTGGATTTAGTGAATCTCCCTTTTTTAGAGTAAAAATGTGGCTGGAGAGGCTATTGCGGTCTGGGATCATTCGTAAAAAAGAGCGGATAGAAAGGCTGTAAACTGCTGGAATTTGACTGGTTACGGCATTCAGAAGGCTTATCATGCGGGTTGCCCGAATGGAGTAGTGAGGCGAACGTTCTTCATAGGGCAGGATCTCGTAATCTGGCAAATACAGAGCATTATCTTTACCGATGAGGCTTACAAGGTCGTCCCACAGGTCTTCGGCGATTATGTCATCCTGCGAAACCAAGATAATATTCAAACCGGTTTTTGCCCAGATATGGGCTGCAATTAAAGCTCTGGCACTTTGACTGAGATGGTGTATCTGAGTGTGGTTGTGTAAGGGTAGAAGCGAGTTGAAGAAGGATGATTGTTCCAAACGGGATGAGATTTTGGTATAAAGCATTACGATACCCTTGCTTAAAGAGAATCCCTATGCAGATTAGTGGGGATTCTCAATTGCTTCTTAATTAGTAAGTTTACGGATTATCTCTGCCAGATTGAGACTTTCCTGAATGGAGGTACTCAAGTTCTTGAGTATAATTTTATTATTGGCAAGTTCGTCATCTCCTAGAATAATAGCATATGCGGCATGAGATGCGTCGGCCGCCTTCATTTGGGCTTTGAAAGATGCTTTTTCGGGATTGTATTCAACATATATTCCTTCGTTTCTGAGGGCTTGCGATATAGATAAGATTGCTTCTTGGGCACTTTCTCCAATCGCAATTGCATATACTTGCGGATTAGGAAGATTTGGCAGAGGAACCTTTTCCTGCTCAAGCGCCAATAACAAACGCTCAAATCCCCCTGCAAAACCTATGGCGGGAGTATCTTTGCCCCCTATTTGGGAGATGAGGGCATTGTATCTACCGCCTCCAGCAATGGAATTTTGGGCTCCTAATGAGTCTACAATGAGCTCGAACGCTGTATTTGTGTAATAATCTAAACCTCTTACTATGGCTGGGTTTATGGTGTAGTTTATGCTCATTTTATCCAAATAACGGCAAGTATCCTCAAAGTGGGTGCGGCATTCTTCATCCAGATAATCCAATTGAGAAGGTGCTTTGTGGCGAAAAACCTGACAACTGGGAACTTTGCAATCCAAAAGCCGACGCGGTTTTTGCTCGAAGCGTTTTTGGCAATCTGGGCAAAGCTGGGTTAAATGTGGTCGATAGTAATCTCTAAGAGCTTGATCGTAGCTTGCTGCACAATTTGCGCAACCCACACTATTTATCTCCAAGCGAACGTTTTTAAGCCCTAGGGCTTTTAAGAATTGCATCTCGACAGCAATAACTTCAGCATCGTAATAGGGATGGTTGCTGCCGATGAGCTCTATGCCATATTGATAGAATTGGCGGTATCTACCTGCTTGCGGACGATCGTAGCGAAACATAGGTCCCATATAGTACAGTTTACTGCGTCCGCCGCTTTTATCCATGTGGTTTTCAACATATGAGCGAACCACCGGAGCCGTACCTTCGGGGCGCAAGGCAAAGATTCTGCCTTTTTGATCTGTAAAGCGATACATTTCTTTTTGCACAACATCCGAGTTTTCTCCTGAGCTGCGCTCAAACAATTCGGCGAGTTCAAAGATGGGCGTAGTAATCTCCATGTAGCCAAAACTATCGGCAATCTTGCGAAATACGCTCTTTACATATTGCCATTTGGGGCTATCGGAGGGTAGAATATCATAAGTTCCACGGGGAATTTTGTAAGTCATGTTTTCCTCTTTCGTAGATCATCAAATTTATATGTGGGTCTGCCGTCAAGCAGTTCGGTGGGATATTTTACGCTTACCAGATACAATCCTGCTGCCGGAGCGGTTGTTACTAAGTTCTGGCGGGGGCATTGATCTGCCAATAGTTTATCGATTGTAGTGGCTGGTAGATCAAAATGAGAAACATTGGCTAAAGTACCCACGATTCGGCGCACCATATTGTGCAAAAATCGATCCGCCCGTACATGAAATGTAAAATTGAATTCGTCTTCGCAAATAGAGAGTTCTTTTAAATCGCAAACATGATTGGGTACTTCCGGATTCAACCTGCCAAAACTGCTGAAATCGTGTTTTCCTAAAAGTCTTGCTGCTGCTTCAAGCATTGGGTTTAGGCTAATTCTTAGATGAGGAAGAAAGCCGGCAAAATTGCGATTGAAGGGGTCTGCATCTTTGCTAAGGATGTATTTGTACTGCCGTTCATAAGCTTGATAGCGTGCTGAGAGATTAGCTTCTACTTGCCAGATTTGCAGCACCTTTATATCAGCGGGTAGCCACCGGCGAAAAGCAAACAGCATTTGAGGCATGGTCATATTTCCCTCATACTCAAAATGGGCATATTGCGCTAATGCGTGCACTCCTGTATCGGT encodes:
- a CDS encoding 2Fe-2S iron-sulfur cluster binding domain-containing protein, which translates into the protein MNLKTIDTGEYCFNEITFFLNGHKQIARLAPGLSTLNFLNKQLHLYGTKCSCNEGDCGACTVVISYPKDGEVLYEAINSCIYPAAKLHGKHLITVEGLGKPEELHPIQQALLEHHGTQCGYCTPGFVMSLFAMLATITHPNQENIMAAL
- the mfd gene encoding transcription-repair coupling factor, whose protein sequence is MLYTKISSRLEQSSFFNSLLPLHNHTQIHHLSQSARALIAAHIWAKTGLNIILVSQDDIIAEDLWDDLVSLIGKDNALYLPDYEILPYEERSPHYSIRATRMISLLNAVTSQIPAVYSLSIRSFLRMIPDRNSLSSHIFTLKKGDSLNPIELLKSLQNMGYEIEYQVSTVYQAAKRGGILDLFSPPSLNPVRIEFWGDEIMSIRAFSANTQRSIAQELDHVLVIPARELSLDDVDSGSVIISKIREKGFFEGIENYYSLLTKNLCTFADYFPPEKRFFLFSNFSYIKEEMEALNEQTYLQYRKELKKGSKGKIPKVKDLLLQEEGFYNCIAQSGSLYLSQSEFILPEVKNNIRAPFASQPSFEGDLGLLAESLFSKHNQGWQHYLLFDNQSQEKRMRQTIGETLPYKSHIGVLHEGFEIEDAKLGLFTDHEVFNRYKRKRYAPRFAPGETIVDYENLKPGDFVVHVDHGIGVFEGLKIIKLDGREVECLVLRYANEDRVYVPTFQLSLVTKYVAEEGTAPSLNKLGSSKWQNTKRKAAQQIELIAADLVRLYAERSSRPGLAHTPDTEWQLELEESFIYEDTPDQIKASREIKDDMELPSPMERLLCGDVGFGKTEVAIRAAFKAVNSGFQVAVLAPTTLLAEQHFRVFKERLAQYPVRIAMLSRFRSKNLIAKDIQYIAAGLVDIAIGTHRLLSKDVIFPKLGLLVIDEEHRFGVRHKDRLRRIQSNVDTLYMSATPIPRTLNMALAKLKEISLMQTSPKERLPIRTIITPRDMEVIKDAIRREVDRGGQVFFVHNRVQTIETIALELRREMPDINFMVGHAQMPEHHLEEVMKAFVEHEFQVLISTTIIENGIDIPNANTILIDRADTFGLAQLYQMRGRVGRSNRRAYAYLLIPKGTTVVARKRLEALTQYDYLGAGFQVALRDLELRGAGTILGTKQSGIIQAIGFNYYNRLLGRAIEAVESGDTSVLYQDDTPETRQSIKTEMDLYFPPEYIDNDQERLRVYRRLGELSTLSDIEDFAFELRDRFGEIPENARWLLLYFKVDLLAKKLHLKNCTVKRGTMTIEFDAAHTPSKNGILDFSAKIKEPFRFEATSSLKIIIELDDDLDSLQQFERAIQLLEILNPKAIN
- the hisS gene encoding histidine--tRNA ligase; protein product: MTYKIPRGTYDILPSDSPKWQYVKSVFRKIADSFGYMEITTPIFELAELFERSSGENSDVVQKEMYRFTDQKGRIFALRPEGTAPVVRSYVENHMDKSGGRSKLYYMGPMFRYDRPQAGRYRQFYQYGIELIGSNHPYYDAEVIAVEMQFLKALGLKNVRLEINSVGCANCAASYDQALRDYYRPHLTQLCPDCQKRFEQKPRRLLDCKVPSCQVFRHKAPSQLDYLDEECRTHFEDTCRYLDKMSINYTINPAIVRGLDYYTNTAFELIVDSLGAQNSIAGGGRYNALISQIGGKDTPAIGFAGGFERLLLALEQEKVPLPNLPNPQVYAIAIGESAQEAILSISQALRNEGIYVEYNPEKASFKAQMKAADASHAAYAIILGDDELANNKIILKNLSTSIQESLNLAEIIRKLTN
- the truA gene encoding tRNA pseudouridine(38-40) synthase TruA, giving the protein MRYLIKIAYDGTDFIGWQKQKQGRSVQTTMENALEQFCQHHTPIVAAGRTDTGVHALAQYAHFEYEGNMTMPQMLFAFRRWLPADIKVLQIWQVEANLSARYQAYERQYKYILSKDADPFNRNFAGFLPHLRISLNPMLEAAARLLGKHDFSSFGRLNPEVPNHVCDLKELSICEDEFNFTFHVRADRFLHNMVRRIVGTLANVSHFDLPATTIDKLLADQCPRQNLVTTAPAAGLYLVSVKYPTELLDGRPTYKFDDLRKRKT